In Symmachiella dynata, the following are encoded in one genomic region:
- the corA gene encoding magnesium/cobalt transporter CorA, translated as MWLNALGGKSLFKKRHPDVGARPGTLVISEDASQPKIHVMHFTPEELKEEDVTDTEQLRAAYDPNTTTWVDVQGFGDEKMIRRIAEKFAIHPLAIEDIINVPQRPKAETYDDQILIIVRMVNSIGQAEIDIEQVSIVLGKNYVLTFQERYGDVLDPVRRRIRSGKGRIRTEGPDYVAYAIFDTIVDAYYPVLEEIGNYLEDLEITVVENPTPRLLKYLNQVKNRLINLRRAIWPQRQVANSLARDEHPLIDPNVRIYLRDTYDHCVQSAEVVEMYREMVTGLMNMYLASVANRQNEVMKVLTITAAIFIPLTFMAGIYGMNFEYMPELHVPWAYPLIWTTMILMAGGMLFYFYRKGWIWNRDDDEDFPGKDGGP; from the coding sequence ATGTGGTTGAATGCATTGGGGGGCAAGTCATTGTTCAAGAAAAGGCATCCCGATGTCGGTGCGCGACCGGGGACATTGGTGATCAGCGAAGACGCGTCGCAGCCGAAAATTCATGTGATGCATTTTACGCCCGAGGAGTTGAAGGAAGAAGACGTCACCGATACCGAACAACTCCGCGCGGCATACGACCCGAACACGACCACTTGGGTCGACGTGCAAGGCTTTGGCGACGAAAAGATGATCCGCAGGATCGCCGAAAAGTTTGCCATTCATCCGCTGGCCATCGAAGACATTATTAATGTCCCACAGCGTCCCAAAGCAGAAACGTATGACGATCAGATCTTGATCATCGTTCGGATGGTGAATTCGATAGGGCAGGCTGAGATTGACATCGAGCAAGTTAGTATTGTCCTTGGAAAAAACTATGTCCTGACGTTTCAGGAACGCTACGGCGATGTTCTTGATCCGGTCCGTCGACGTATCCGTAGCGGCAAGGGACGGATTCGTACCGAAGGACCCGACTATGTCGCCTACGCGATTTTTGACACGATTGTCGATGCCTACTATCCCGTTTTGGAGGAGATCGGCAACTATTTAGAAGACTTAGAAATCACGGTGGTCGAGAATCCCACCCCGCGATTGCTCAAATATCTGAATCAAGTCAAGAACCGCCTAATCAATCTCCGCCGTGCCATTTGGCCGCAGCGACAAGTCGCCAATTCACTGGCCCGCGACGAGCATCCGCTGATTGATCCCAATGTGCGCATTTACCTCCGCGATACATACGACCATTGCGTGCAGTCGGCCGAAGTGGTGGAGATGTATCGCGAGATGGTCACCGGTCTAATGAATATGTATCTCGCATCGGTTGCCAATCGTCAAAATGAAGTCATGAAGGTGTTGACGATTACGGCTGCGATTTTCATTCCATTGACATTCATGGCGGGCATTTACGGCATGAACTTCGAATACATGCCCGAATTGCATGTCCCCTGGGCCTATCCCTTGATATGGACTACCATGATACTCATGGCCGGAGGCATGCTCTTCTACTTCTACCGCAAGGGCTGGATTTGGAATCGCGATGACGACGAGGACTTTCCGGGAAAGGACGGCGGACCGTGA
- a CDS encoding transporter substrate-binding domain-containing protein, whose protein sequence is MIDGKRQFRILFWAFVSMWLLSSTIAFAQPGEERVLRIGTKEAAPFSILNEDGTWSGISIELWRGVANQMGLRYEFENLPLDEILAGVESGELDAGVAAITITHEREQYLDFSHSYFNSGLGIAVPQRQTANWSAVVKRIFSMVFLKIVLTIFLVLLAMGTLVYLFERRRNRGDFGGSVLRGLSSGIWWAAVTMTTVGYGDKVPKSPGGRAIAVLWMYTAIIIISIFTASVTSILTLSQLESNVRGPRDLHNVRLATVSDSTSAKYLRRQGIAFKEFPTVDECLASLERNQFDAVVYDAPILRYVVHNEHPGLIQVLPATFDKQDYAIAIPPESPFRESLNQSILQVITTPQWDETLRRYLGD, encoded by the coding sequence ATGATCGATGGCAAACGCCAATTTCGCATTCTGTTCTGGGCGTTTGTGTCGATGTGGTTGCTCTCTTCCACGATCGCGTTTGCTCAACCGGGTGAGGAACGCGTCCTCCGAATCGGCACAAAAGAAGCAGCCCCCTTTTCGATTCTCAACGAAGATGGAACCTGGAGCGGAATCAGTATCGAACTGTGGCGCGGCGTCGCTAACCAGATGGGGCTTCGCTACGAATTCGAAAACCTGCCGCTGGATGAAATCCTTGCCGGAGTGGAATCGGGAGAACTCGACGCGGGCGTCGCGGCGATTACCATCACGCACGAACGTGAGCAATACCTCGATTTTTCGCATTCTTACTTCAATTCCGGACTGGGCATTGCCGTTCCGCAGCGTCAAACGGCCAATTGGTCCGCCGTGGTGAAGCGAATCTTTTCCATGGTGTTCTTGAAGATCGTGCTGACAATCTTTCTCGTGTTACTGGCGATGGGCACGCTGGTGTATCTCTTTGAACGACGACGAAACCGGGGAGATTTCGGAGGCAGCGTCTTGAGAGGGTTATCGAGCGGCATTTGGTGGGCCGCGGTCACCATGACCACCGTTGGTTATGGCGACAAGGTTCCCAAGTCTCCGGGAGGACGAGCGATTGCCGTATTGTGGATGTACACGGCGATCATCATTATCTCGATTTTTACCGCATCGGTGACATCAATACTCACGTTATCACAACTTGAGTCGAACGTGCGTGGTCCACGCGACTTGCACAATGTCCGTTTGGCGACCGTGTCTGATTCGACCAGTGCCAAATATTTGCGGCGTCAGGGAATTGCTTTCAAGGAGTTTCCGACAGTTGATGAATGCCTGGCGAGTCTCGAACGAAACCAATTCGACGCGGTGGTTTATGACGCACCGATTTTGCGTTATGTTGTTCACAACGAACATCCGGGCCTCATTCAAGTCTTACCGGCGACGTTTGATAAACAAGATTACGCGATTGCGATTCCTCCCGAAAGTCCGTTTCGCGAATCGCTCAATCAATCCATCTTGCAGGTGATCACGACACCGCAATGGGATGAGACGTTGCGGCGATATTTGGGCGACTGA
- a CDS encoding metallophosphoesterase, producing the protein MYDIIGDIHGHADELSELLGNLGYDRQSGYYAHPLRTAVFVGDFIDRGPQIREVLQIVRPMVEAGSARAVMGNHEFNAIAWSTLHPTENHRYLREHTEKNNGQFAATWTQLSTDELASAIDWFRTLPMWLALEGINVVHACWQPSHQETITAALKQYGGVTTDFMVEATNQGSDLYLAVDDVLKGKEFPLPEGITYRDKDGNLRTNVRVRWFESPEGKSLRDYALPPAPLAPDTPLSESMVDTRAIYAADAPPVFLGHYWLWSDHPTRLATNVACVDYSVAKDGILCAYRWNGEQEIVDKNFLWVASRS; encoded by the coding sequence ATGTACGACATCATCGGCGACATTCACGGGCATGCGGACGAATTGAGCGAACTTCTGGGCAACCTGGGGTATGATCGCCAGAGTGGGTATTACGCACATCCACTGCGGACGGCGGTCTTCGTTGGTGACTTCATCGACCGCGGTCCACAGATTCGTGAAGTGCTGCAGATTGTCCGACCGATGGTGGAAGCCGGCAGTGCTCGGGCGGTGATGGGCAATCACGAATTCAACGCGATTGCCTGGAGCACTCTGCATCCCACAGAGAATCACCGGTATTTGCGTGAGCACACCGAAAAAAACAACGGCCAGTTCGCAGCCACTTGGACGCAATTATCCACCGACGAACTGGCCAGTGCCATCGATTGGTTTCGGACGCTGCCGATGTGGCTGGCGCTGGAGGGAATCAATGTCGTGCACGCCTGCTGGCAACCCAGCCATCAAGAAACAATCACTGCGGCGCTCAAGCAATATGGCGGAGTCACAACCGACTTCATGGTCGAGGCGACCAACCAAGGCTCGGACCTCTATCTAGCCGTCGACGACGTGCTCAAGGGCAAAGAATTTCCCCTGCCCGAGGGGATCACCTACCGGGACAAGGACGGCAACCTCCGCACCAATGTCCGCGTGCGGTGGTTTGAATCGCCCGAAGGCAAAAGCCTCCGCGATTACGCCCTCCCCCCTGCTCCACTGGCTCCCGACACACCGCTGTCGGAGTCCATGGTCGACACTCGCGCCATCTACGCCGCCGATGCGCCGCCCGTCTTTTTGGGCCACTACTGGCTATGGTCCGACCACCCCACCCGCCTGGCGACAAACGTCGCCTGCGTCGACTACAGCGTCGCTAAGGATGGAATTTTGTGTGCCTACCGCTGGAACGGGGAACAGGAAATTGTTGACAAGAATTTTCTGTGGGTGGCGAGCCGGTCTTGA
- a CDS encoding arylsulfatase — protein MTRFKTPVVFAVFLSLAIVSTMPTTSYSQEVLPRPEEAFKGKIGLTYKDSEAVKPKLKVPATFGLENPPNILIVLIDDCGYGQMGTFGGAIPTPTLDRVAQNGLRYTRFHTTALCSPTRAALLTGRNHHSVGTGVIGEAGTGFPGYSGIIPASTATFAEVIREYGYANAWFGKNHNVPDWETSLVGPFDRWASGLGFDYFYGFVGGDTDQFHPALVENKKRIEPPKTNEDGSPYHFTTDIADHAIRMMRATKAVAPQRPFLVYFSTGATHAPHQVPPEWIAKFKGQFDDGWDAYREKTFARQKQLGVIPQNTKLTPRPDSLAAWDSVPEDERKIYARMMEVFAGFTAHTDHEVGRVVDAIEELGELDNTLILYIAGDNGSSAEGGLNGLLNEMTFFNAIPEPLEMKLASLDTLGSEKHYNHFPAAWAWAMDTPFQWTKQIASHFGGTRNGMAISWPKGIKARGEIRDQFHHVIDIAPTILEIIGVEAPAQFNGIAQKPIEGVSMVYTFDDADAKDRRTTQYFEMLGNQGIYHNGWMASAIRGVPWFSENEPGDLLNMPWELYHIDEDYSQANNLVKQHPEKLAELVKQFFAEAAKYNVLPLDDRKTERLNVENRPSLTAGRKSFTYPNLLRLPEGAAPDLKHRNHTIIAKATIPDGGADGMLFTQGGRFAGYGFYILDGKLIYDYNLVGVDQYTIKSKENVPTGDVTLRVVYKSDANKPFAGATVTLFANDKQLAEGRVEKSIPNRVTLDETMDFGFDTGTPVADDYELPFKFAGKLKSVTIELE, from the coding sequence ATGACTCGCTTCAAAACGCCCGTCGTATTTGCGGTTTTCCTGTCGCTGGCGATTGTGAGCACAATGCCCACAACCTCCTATTCCCAAGAAGTCCTGCCGCGCCCCGAAGAGGCCTTCAAAGGCAAAATTGGGTTGACCTATAAAGATTCCGAAGCGGTCAAACCGAAATTGAAGGTGCCGGCGACGTTCGGTCTGGAGAATCCGCCGAACATTCTCATCGTGCTGATCGACGATTGCGGTTACGGGCAGATGGGAACATTTGGCGGGGCCATTCCGACTCCTACGCTGGATCGTGTCGCCCAAAATGGCTTGCGTTACACGCGGTTTCACACCACCGCACTCTGCTCACCGACCCGGGCTGCGTTGCTCACTGGGCGGAACCACCATTCCGTCGGAACGGGCGTGATCGGTGAAGCGGGCACGGGATTTCCCGGCTATTCAGGAATCATTCCGGCCTCGACGGCAACGTTTGCCGAGGTCATTCGCGAATACGGTTATGCCAATGCCTGGTTCGGTAAAAATCACAACGTTCCGGACTGGGAAACCAGCCTCGTCGGCCCCTTTGACCGCTGGGCCAGCGGACTGGGCTTTGACTATTTTTATGGCTTTGTCGGTGGCGATACCGATCAGTTTCACCCCGCGCTTGTGGAAAATAAAAAACGGATTGAACCGCCTAAAACCAACGAGGATGGTTCACCCTATCACTTCACGACCGACATCGCCGATCATGCCATTCGCATGATGCGGGCCACCAAAGCGGTCGCGCCGCAGCGACCCTTTCTGGTCTATTTTTCCACCGGCGCAACTCACGCACCGCACCAAGTTCCCCCGGAGTGGATTGCGAAATTCAAAGGACAGTTCGATGACGGTTGGGATGCGTATCGTGAAAAAACATTCGCGCGCCAAAAACAACTCGGCGTGATCCCCCAAAACACGAAACTCACTCCGCGGCCCGATTCGCTTGCTGCTTGGGATTCAGTTCCGGAGGACGAACGCAAGATCTATGCCCGCATGATGGAAGTCTTCGCCGGCTTCACCGCACATACCGATCACGAGGTGGGACGCGTTGTCGACGCCATCGAAGAGTTGGGCGAGTTGGACAACACGTTAATCCTCTACATCGCCGGCGACAATGGTTCGAGCGCCGAAGGGGGGCTGAATGGTCTGCTGAACGAAATGACCTTCTTTAACGCGATCCCCGAACCGCTGGAGATGAAACTCGCCTCACTCGACACGCTCGGCAGCGAAAAACATTACAACCACTTCCCGGCCGCATGGGCTTGGGCCATGGATACGCCGTTTCAATGGACCAAACAAATCGCCAGCCACTTCGGCGGCACCCGCAATGGCATGGCCATCTCTTGGCCCAAAGGGATCAAAGCCCGTGGGGAAATTCGTGATCAATTCCATCACGTCATCGACATCGCCCCCACAATTCTCGAAATCATCGGCGTCGAAGCGCCGGCGCAGTTCAACGGCATCGCCCAAAAGCCGATCGAAGGCGTCAGCATGGTCTATACGTTCGATGACGCCGATGCCAAGGACCGTCGTACGACGCAATACTTCGAAATGCTGGGCAATCAGGGGATCTATCACAACGGCTGGATGGCCAGTGCCATTCGCGGTGTCCCTTGGTTCAGCGAAAATGAGCCGGGCGATTTGCTCAACATGCCTTGGGAGCTTTATCACATCGACGAGGATTACAGCCAAGCGAACAATCTGGTGAAGCAACATCCTGAAAAGCTCGCTGAGCTGGTCAAACAATTCTTTGCCGAGGCGGCCAAGTACAATGTGTTGCCGTTGGACGATCGCAAGACCGAACGGCTAAACGTTGAGAATCGCCCCAGTCTGACGGCCGGCCGCAAGAGCTTTACCTATCCGAACCTGCTCCGCTTGCCCGAAGGGGCCGCTCCGGACCTGAAGCACCGTAACCACACGATCATTGCCAAAGCCACGATTCCGGACGGGGGAGCCGACGGCATGCTGTTCACACAGGGCGGGCGTTTTGCCGGTTATGGTTTCTATATTTTGGATGGCAAATTGATCTACGACTACAACCTTGTCGGCGTCGATCAATATACGATCAAGTCGAAGGAAAATGTGCCGACCGGTGATGTGACCTTAAGAGTCGTCTACAAGTCGGATGCCAACAAGCCCTTCGCCGGCGCCACCGTGACGTTATTCGCCAACGACAAACAGCTCGCAGAAGGTCGTGTCGAAAAGAGCATTCCCAACCGCGTGACACTGGACGAAACGATGGATTTCGGCTTCGACACCGGCACTCCCGTCGCCGACGACTACGAGTTGCCCTTTAAGTTTGCTGGTAAACTGAAATCGGTGACGATTGAACTTGAATGA
- a CDS encoding hemolysin family protein, with protein MQDVIEILIAIALVLLNGFFVAAEFALVKVRGGQVDELVRAGRPFARTGQWLVERMEGALSACQLGITMASLALGWVGEPAFAHLLRPLLETLGMHSEAVLHTTAFVIAFSVITSLHLVIGEQAPKIFAIRRADQVLLWCALPLKWFYLLTYPMMVALNVSTAFLLKQVGLEGESEHDAPHSEDELRALLRQSHVSGHLSRSEHRLLHAVFEFDDMVCRRIMVPRVEVEFFGINDPPRQCIELARRTKHTRYPICNNSLDEVLGVIHVKDLVGLEVNDAFDWNTIMRPPRKVPENMPISKLLRHFQATHQLMAFVVDEYGTVIGIVTLENVLEQIIGEVDDEFDNAEPNIVSQGANEWLVLGTTPVDEISRYFKIALDVTDADTFSGVLVNSAQRLLSVGDRIELGEYIVDVVEVRDDRAALVRVTRPSVENSGPPEDSSQSPDP; from the coding sequence ATGCAGGATGTCATAGAGATTCTCATCGCGATTGCGCTGGTGCTACTCAACGGATTTTTTGTGGCAGCTGAGTTTGCGTTGGTGAAAGTTCGTGGCGGACAGGTAGACGAGTTGGTGCGAGCCGGGCGGCCCTTTGCGCGTACGGGGCAATGGCTGGTGGAACGCATGGAAGGGGCACTTTCGGCCTGCCAGTTGGGGATCACCATGGCATCGCTGGCCTTGGGTTGGGTGGGGGAACCGGCCTTCGCACACTTGTTGCGGCCCCTGCTGGAAACATTGGGGATGCACTCAGAAGCCGTACTGCACACGACCGCGTTTGTGATTGCCTTTAGCGTGATCACTTCGTTGCACTTGGTCATCGGCGAACAGGCGCCGAAGATCTTCGCCATTCGTCGCGCGGACCAAGTGTTGTTGTGGTGTGCGTTGCCGTTGAAGTGGTTCTATTTGCTGACTTACCCCATGATGGTGGCGCTGAACGTCTCGACGGCGTTTTTGCTCAAACAAGTTGGGCTAGAAGGAGAGTCAGAGCACGATGCTCCGCATAGTGAGGATGAACTTCGCGCACTGTTGCGGCAATCGCATGTGAGCGGACATCTCAGCCGGTCAGAACACCGATTGTTACACGCGGTGTTCGAATTCGACGACATGGTCTGCCGACGGATCATGGTGCCGCGCGTCGAGGTGGAGTTCTTTGGGATCAACGATCCTCCTCGGCAATGTATCGAGTTGGCTCGCCGCACAAAGCACACGCGTTACCCCATTTGCAATAACTCGCTGGATGAAGTGCTGGGTGTGATCCATGTCAAAGATTTAGTCGGGCTGGAAGTCAACGATGCGTTTGACTGGAACACGATTATGCGTCCACCGCGCAAAGTGCCAGAGAACATGCCGATCAGCAAGTTGCTGCGGCATTTTCAAGCGACGCACCAGTTGATGGCGTTTGTCGTCGACGAATATGGCACGGTGATCGGCATTGTCACGTTGGAGAACGTGTTGGAACAGATCATCGGTGAAGTCGACGATGAATTCGACAATGCGGAACCGAATATCGTCTCTCAAGGAGCCAATGAATGGTTGGTTTTGGGGACGACACCGGTCGATGAGATCAGCCGCTATTTCAAAATTGCCCTCGACGTGACCGACGCCGATACGTTTTCCGGGGTCCTGGTGAATAGCGCTCAACGATTGCTTTCCGTGGGCGACCGGATTGAATTGGGTGAATATATCGTCGATGTGGTGGAAGTTCGCGACGACCGGGCAGCGCTGGTCCGTGTGACGCGCCCTTCGGTTGAGAATTCCGGGCCGCCGGAAGATTCCTCGCAGAGCCCTGATCCATAA